CAAGCGCTCAGCGATTCTTGGATCGGATGAGACTGAAGTAGCTGGTTTTCAAGTCCGTCAAGGCAAAGAAGCTCTCTGGCGTTTGGACAATCCAAATCAGGCAGTGATTTATGAGATGCATATTCGGGATTTGACCAAGTCGGAGACTTCAGGCGTGGACAGTCAGCTGCGCGGGACCTTCTTGGGAGCCTGTCAAAAAGGAACTACCAATCATCTAGGGCAAAAAACAGGTTTTGACTATATCAGTGATTTAGGCGTTAATGTTGTTCAGCTTCAGCCTGTCTCTGACCGTCACAAGGACTATGATGAAAATGGAGAGCTAATCTACAACTGGGGCTATGATCCACAGAACTATCATGCTCCGGAGACTAGCTTTTCCAGCAATCCTGCAGACCCAGCGCAGGCCATTCGTGATTTGAAAACAATGATTCAGGCCTACCATGATGCGGGGATTTCTGTGACACTGGATGTTGTTTACAATCATATCTACTCGACCTATGATTCTGCTTTTCAGGCTACAGTACCGGATTATTACTATCGGATGAATCCTAACGGCTCTTTCCAAAACGGAACTGGAGTGGGGAGTGAGACGGCCAGTGAACATGAGATGTTCCGCAAGTTTATGATTGACTCTCTGCTGTACTGGGTAGAGGAGTTCAATGTAGATGGCTTCCGCTTCGACCTAATGGGAATTCATGATGTGGAAACGATGAATGCCATCCGTCAAGCTATGGATGAAGTGGACCCACGAATCCTGCTCTATGGAGAAGGCTGGGATATGGGAACGGGCCTGAGACCGGAAGACAAGGCTAAGAAGGACAATGCTTATCAGTTACCGCGGATTGGATTTTTCAATGATACAGAGCGGGATGCGGTCAAAGGAGCAGAAGTTTACGGCGGCATCAAAGCTGGTTTTGTCAGTGGTCAGGCGACGGAGGATATCGTCGCTAAGGCTATCCTTGGCAGCAGTGAGCTAGGCAGCTATCGCAGTCCTGATCAAGTCCTTAACTACGTGGAGGCTCACGATAATTTCAACCTGCATGATTTGCTTGCGGAGCTGCATCCCGACGATGATGTTCTGACTCGCACCAAGCGGATTGAGTTGGCAACTGCTATGAACCTGCTCATGCAAGGCATGGCTTTCATGGAGGTTGGACAGGAATTTTCCCGTACCAAGCTCGTAGCTACGGGAGAGGACGGCCAAGTCCTGCACAGTGATCGTGAAAGGGCTATGAACAGCTACAATGCGCCAGATGCAGTCAATCAGGTGAATTGGAATCTATTGCAGGACCATCAGGAGAGCATTGTTTTTATCAAGGACATCATTCGCCTCAAGACAAGCTGCAAGGCCTTTTCTTATCAGACCTATGAAGATATTTATAAACATGTATTTGTTCAATCAGCAGAGCAGGGCAGTGGTTTGATTATCTTTGAAATCAAGGATGACAAGCATTATCAAGTCATTTTTAATGCTAGCGGGCTTCCTTACTATCTACCTAATGCAGACAAGCTGCGCCTCCTAGTCGGCAATAGCCGTCATAAGAAGCCTTTCTATGTTGAAAACCTGACTGTTTCTGTTTTTGAAGTTATTCAATAAGTTATTAGCTACAAGAAAAGCCTTAAGTCCAATGGACTTAAGGCTTTTGCTATCTATGGATTAGCTGTGGAGCTAGAGCTGGAAGAGCTTGAGTCTTCTTGACTGCTGTCTTCGTCGCTGCTGCTAGTTTGGAACTGCTCTGGATGCAGTGCCCTATAGCTTGGCGAGTTAAAGAGGTCCACAGTGGAAACATTGCCTCGCTTGGAGTAAAGACTGGTTGATTGGTCGCCTTTTTCTTTTTCAATAGCCAACAAGGCTTTCATTGAATTAAGATAAGAGTAATCTTTAGGGTTGACCTTGCCTAAGTCATTTCCTTTGTAGAAGCGAATCAAGTCACCGGTTTGAATAGCATCACTCATCTTCAGCTGAGTATTGGCGGCATTGCGAATCTCATCCAGTTCTTTCTTGATGGTTTCGTCTGGATTGGTAATTTCCTCACCGGTTTGGGTGTAGTAGGTCCGTCCGTTGAAGCTAGTGTATTTTGGAGTGACAAAGTTATTGCTGGATCGGAATGCTGTGATTTGTTGATGCTGAGATGACAGCAGGTCTTGTCCAACCTGAAGGTAGTTTTTAGAGTCAATGCCCAGCAAATGCTCCAATGTTGGCAGCATATCCACTTGACCGCCGTAGGTATCAATGATCTTTCCTTTGTCCATGCCAGGTACCACTACCATGTATGGTACGCGCTGCATCATAGCATTGTCATAATTGGACCAAGTCTCAGAGGATTTGCCTACAAGAGGGGCCAAGTTAGGATTGCGGGTTTGGGAAATTCCAAAATGGTCTCCGTAGAGAACGATAATAGAGTTGTCATAGAGGCCGGATTCTTTGAGATAGTCAAACAAGGCCTTGACAGAAGAATCTAGATAGTTGGCAGTGGCAAAGTAACCGTTGATGGTTTCATCCTTGGTCTTGGCCAGTGGGAAGCCAATCTCGTCACCAATCAGACTTGTCGTGTAAGGATAGTGATTGGAAACCGTGATATACTTAGCATAGAAAGGCTGCTGCAGGTGTTCCAGATATTTGATGGAATCTTTCAGCATAATCTTGTCATTCAAGCCGTATTGGAAAGAGTTGGTGTCGTCCTGCTTGGTAAAGTAAGACGCATCGAAGAAATAGTTATAACCCCATTGCTTGTAAGCTGTATTGCGGTTCCAGAAGCTTCCTGTATTTCCGTGGAAAACAGCAGAAGTATAGCCGCCGTTTTTGGAAAGAATAAAAGGTGCAGCTTGCTGGGTATTGGTACCACCGTAGTTAACCATGAAGGAGCCTTGATTGAGACCGAAGAGCCCAGTTTCAATCATGGTTTCAGCATCAGAAGTCTTACCAGCCTTGACCTGGTTGAAGACATTAGAGAAAGCCAGAGTCGAATTGGAGTGGTAGAGGGAATTGAGGAAAGGTGTCACCTCGTACTCTTTCCCATCTGCCTGCAGCTTATAGTCAATCAGGAACTGCTGGAAGCTTTCCAGATGGACATAGATGACATTGCGGCCTTTGGCAATCCCGTAATATTCTGGATTTGGTTCCGCATAATGGGATTGGATATATTCTGTTACTGGTTCCAAGTCTTTTTCAGAAGCTTTGGAGCGCTCACGATTGGCGGTATATGTCTGGTTAGCACTGTAACCTAGAAAGGCTGGCAAGCCCAGAGCCCGAACGACATAATAGTTGGAAAATCCACGTGACAAGAGCTCAGGGCGGTCAATTTCAGCCAAGAAAAGGTTGGCTGAGAACAGCATAGCGGACAGGGAGGTCACAGCAAAGCTGGCGCGTTTATTGAAAGGCCGGTCATCCATACGGATGTATTTCTTAAAGAATAAGAAGGCCAAAATCGGGAAATCAATCAGATAAAGAATATCCCAAGGGCGGAAAAGCTCAAGTGCTGCTTCCCCAAGTCCAGCAGAAACGCTGCTAGAAGCCAGCATAGTATTGACTGTAACAAAGTCGCTGAACTCACGGTAGTAAATGGAATTAGATACCAGCCAAGCAAAGAGGAGCAGATAGATTCCGAAGGCAAGGCTGTAGAATAATTTGGTTCGTTTTACATAAAGCGCCAGTCCCAGCAGCAAGAGGCTGATAGGGAAAGGGTTGATAATAGCTAAAAATACTTGATAAAGACCTTGAATATCGAGGTTAAAATCAATCGTGTAGGCCCACATGGTTTTTATCCAATAGAGGACCAGTAAAATCAAGACAAAACCTAGTCTCGTACTCATGAAATTGAGTAAATTCTTGGTTATTTTTTTCACAAAAAGTTACTTCCTTGTCTTATTTCCTAAAAATTTTCTCCTCTAAGTATAACATAAAAAGACGGCGCAAGGAAAAATTGACCTCTTTTTGACTGAGGAAAATGTTTGAAGCAGTTAAATATTTAAGTTTTTAATGGAGAAAGCTTTCTTAGGATTATTGTATGAAGATCATTTTGCCGCAGACATTAGTGGAATAGAATCAAATATCGTTGGCCAGAAACTTGAAAAACAGCAGGAAAATATCTAAAAAAACACTCAAAAAATATTTACAAAAAACATAGGAAAACATATAATTAAGATAAGTTGATATATCAAAAGTCGTTGGCGCAGAGTTTTATTACTAGTTATTGTTATAGTATAAATGCATGCTGTCTATTTAAAGGGGAGATGATGAAGAAGGCTATGAAAATCTCGCTCATTCCAGCATATTTAGCAGATGATGGGTGAAAGTGTTGGAGAATAAATGGAAAGGAAGAAAAAGATGAAAAAACTATGTGCATTAGCAATCCTATTTCTTGCAGGAACTATATTAGCGGGGTGTTCCATCATGAAAAACGCTAAAAGACAGGAGTATGAAGAGCGATTCTCAAGAATCTCAGAGGTTTATCCGACAGCCAAGGCGGAGGATTTGTTTAAGAAGTTTCCCAAGGGGTTCAGGATTGTATATATAAGACAAGAGCTGACTAACAATAAAACATTTTTTCACGAGTTTAAACTGAGGGGTGATCATACTACCAAACAGATTATCGGAGATTACACGAAAGTAAGAATTCAACCATATAATGATGAAATAATAATGACTTCAACTGTGACTTATAGTGATAAGAATGGATTCCAAACTACAGATGGTCAAGTTCTGGATTCTAGTTTAGAGAATGTTAGATTTCTTTTTACTCAACTACCTATTGATTATCAGTATTTGAAGTCTCTAGATTTAGACGCTATTACGGAAAGTCCGGTCACAGGTGATTACAGCATCCGCTATGAGATTACGAATGAAAACATCAACAGCTACATTAATTTGCCCAAAGGAAGCAAGACATTATTAGAATTTCGGGGATATCCAAAATATGACAAACAAGATAAATATTTTTTAACATTATCGGTAGAACGGTCAGAAAAATATTATTTTAGCGAAACAGTTATAGAAGAATAGGAGTTAATAATGGGAAAAGAGTATACAAGTTACATCATGATGATACCGGCCTTGCACAAAAAATGGCTGCTTTAACGGAGAATAAACGTAAGACCGAGGCAGAATTGATTCAGCAACAGTATATTTTAGAGTATCTAACGATTAAGGCGCCTTCGACTGATCAGATTGCAAGTTTAATCGTCAGTCATATTGGACAGACAGTTAGTGCAGAAAATCCAGTAGCAAGGCTCGTCCCTAGTGATTCAGAACTGATATTTGAAGCTCAGGTATCTGATAAGGATATAACAGATATTCAAAAAGGTATGAAGGCTGTTGTTAAATTACAGGCCTATCCTTATTCAGACTATGGAACCATTCCTGCTAAAGTGACTTATATCAGCCCGACTGCTTTTCAAGTTAAAGGAAAAGGGATGGTATATATAGTCCAAGTTGCGATTGACAAGAAGCATTTGCACAAAGGAATTGACTTAGTTTCAGGTCTATCAGGAATACTTGAAATAAAAACAGATAATCGAAGTATCTTAGATTACTTCCTTGACCCTATTCGGGATGGTTTGAATGACAGTCTGAAGGAGAAATAATTTCAGATACTATTTGGAATATTACTGAATGAATGAACAACCTCTCAGAAATCTTGAAGATAGTTCTGAGAGGTTTTTTGTGGTAATATACCTCTCTGCCTTCCTTGTCTTATTTCCTAAAAATTTTCTCCTCTAAGTAAAACATAATTTCTCCAGTTAAGGAAAATTTGAGCCGCATTTGAGATATTTTAAATCGGCGAAATTGTAATATTTCTATAAAAGCCTTATCCCCTCTATGGAGAGGTTTATAGTCGTTTTGTTCTCGTTTGTGAAATCTTTTATTAACTCAAATGTAAAATATGTTTTGAGAATTTTCACAATCTTTGGTATAATATAATTTATGAATAAACTTACTGTTACTCAACAGGCAGAAGAAAAACTGAGAAAGGGCATTCTTTTATTAGATAAAAAGGATTTTGGCGCTCTTTCTCTTCAGAATCAATGTGTGGAGCTGCAAAACCGTCAGGGAAAGTTCTTAGGAACAGCTTATCTCTCTCCGCAGAATAAGGGAGTAGGCTGGCTGATTTCCCAGAAGAAGGTAGAGCTGAACTCGGATTTTTTTCAAACTCTCTTTGAGCAGGCTAAGAGCAGACGATCTACCTATTTCCATTCGTCTGATACGACAGCCTTTCGACTCTTTAATCAAGAGGGGGATGGCTTCGGTGGCTTCACGGTGGATTTCTACAATGGCTTTGCGCTTTTTTCTTGGTACAATGACTTTGTCTTTGCTATCAAGGAGCAGATTCTGACAGCCTTCGCTAAGGTTTTCCCAGAGATTCAGGGGGCTTATGAAAAGATTCGTTTCAAGGGTTTGGATTACGAATCGGCTCATCTCTGCGGAGCGGAAGCACCAGAAACTTTCACAGTCTTGGAGAACGGAGTTCGCTATCAGGTTTTTCTGAATGACGGTCTCATGACCGGTATCTTTCTGGATCAGCACGATGTGCGTGCCAGTCTGGTAGATGGTCTGGCTGCTGGTAAAAGTTTACTCAATATGTTTTCCTATACAGCTGCCTTTTCAGTGGCAGCAGCCATGGGCGGTGCCAGTCAGACAGTATCAGTTGATTTGGCCAAGCGCAGCCGTGAGCTGTCAGAAGCTCATTTTCTGGCCAATGGTCTGACATTGGATCAGCATCGCTTTCAGGTGATGGATGTCTTTGATTATTTCAAATACGCTAAGCGCCACGATCTAAGCTTTGATGTCATTGTGATAGATCCGCCCAGCTTTGCTAGAAATAAAAAGCGAACATTCTCAGTTGCTAAAGATTATCATCGTTTGGTTGCACAAGCTCTGGAAATCTTGAATCCTCAGGGAATCATGATTTTAAGTACCAATGCAGCCAATTTTTCCAAAAGTAAGTTTAAACAAGAAATTGAAAAAGGTTTTGCCGGCAGAAAGCACCGCTATCTTGCGGAGTATGGCCTGCCAGCAGACTTTGTCTATAATAAAAAAGACGGGAGCAGTAATTACCTCAAGGTATTTACAATAAAGGTGGACCAATGAAATTAGTCGTTTCTGTAATGCCCAAGAGTTTAGAAGAAGCTCAAGAAATTGATGTATCACGCTACGAAGATGCGGATATTATTGAATGGCGGGCAGATTTTCTGGCCAAGGATGACATTTTAAATGTTGCGCCAGCTATTTTTGAAAAATTTGCCGGACGTGAATTGATTTTCACCTTGCGGACCCGTCAGGAAGGCGGAGAAATCGAACTGTCCGATGATGAATATGTAGCTCTCATCAAGGAAGTAGCCGGTTTTTACCAGCCGGATTATATCGATTTTGAATATTTCTCTCACAAGGAGAAATTTGAAGAAATGCTTGATTTTCCTAATTTGGTGCTGAGCTACCATAACTTTGAGGAGACGCCTGAAAATATGATGGAAATCCTGTCTGAGCTTACTTCTCTGACCCCTAAGGTGGTAAAGGTTTCTGTCATGGCTCGCAATGAGCAGGATGTGCTGGACTTGATGAACTATACTCGCGGTTTCAAGACTTTAAATCCTGAGCAGGATTTTGTCACCATTTCCATGGGAAAAATTGGTAAAATTTCACGCATTGCGGCTGATTTGACAGGTTCCAGCTGGTCATTTGCCAGTCAGGAAATGGCGTCAGCACCTGGTCAGATTTCTCTGAGCAATATGAAGAGAATCCAGGAGATTTTGAATGAGAATTAATGGCCACACCCGCATGGCTGCTGTGGTTGCCAAGCCAATTAAGCACAGTATTTCTCCTCTTATTCACAATATGGCTTTTGAAAAGACTGGTGTCAATGGTGTCTATCTAGCTTGGGAAGTGGAAGTGAAGGATCTGCAGGCCAGTATAGAAAATATCCGCAGATACGATATGTTTGGTGTCAATCTTTCCATGCCCTATAAGCAGGAGGTGATACCTTATCTGGACGAGCTTGATGTCAGCGCCCGCCTTATCGGAGCAGTCAATACGGTTGTGAATAAAAATGGAATTTTAGTTGGTTATAACACAGATGGCAAGGGATTTTTTAAGAGCTTGCCTTCTTTTGCTATTCAGGGCAAAAAAATGACGATTTTGGGAGCAGGTGGAGCAGCGACAGCTATTATTGCTCAAGCAGCTTTGGACAATGCAGAGGAAATTTTCGTCTTTACTCGGCAAGCTTCCTATGAGAAGACTGTCAGAAAGATGGCAGCTATCAGCCACCAAACCAAGAGTCGTATCCAAGTACTAACCTTAGAGGATGCGGATAGCTTACAGAATACAATCAACCAATCAGACCTTCTGGTCAATGGGACTAGTCTAGGTATGGATGGCATCAGCATGCCCCTGCCTGAACAGCTTGAACTGCCTAGCCAGATTTTAGTTGCAGATGTTATCTACCAACCTTTTGAAACGCCCTTTCTCAAATGGGCCAGAAATCAAAATGTCACAGCAATCAATGGACTTGGTATGCTGCTCTATCAGGGAGCAGAAGCCTTTGAGCTTTGGACTGGCAAAACTATGCCCAGTCAGGAAATTTGGCAGTGTTTAGAAGAGTTATACAAATAAGGAGGCGCTTATGAAACTGAATGTGAATCTCCCGCATCATCCCTATGATATTCTCATCGAAAAAGGGTCTTTATCTCAGGCTGGAAGTTGGCTGAGTCAGCTTTGGCAGCCTCAGAAGGTAGTTATCGTCACGGACAATCGAGTGGCTCGACTCTATGCGGAAAAGGTCAAGCTGAGCTTGGAAGCGGCTGGGTTTGAGACTTTTGTCTTTGACTTTTTGGAGGGGGAAGCCAGCAAGAACTTAAAGACAGTCAACAAAGTCTATGAGTTTTTGGTCAAGGTTGGTCTGACTCGCAGTGATGGTATCGTGGCCTTGGGTGGCGGCGTTGTTGGTGATTTGGCAGGATTTGTTGCTTCTACCTACATGCGGGGCGTTCATTTCGTGCAGATTCCTACCAGTCTGACAGCTCAAGTGGACTCCTCTATCGGCGGTAAGACAGGTGTCAATACGCCTTGGGCTAAGAATATGGTCGGGACTTTTACCCAGCCTGACGGAGTTCTGATTGACCCAGAAGTCTTGCATACCTTGGGCCAGCGTGAACTGATTGAAGGTATGGGCGAGGTGGTCAAGTACGGCTTGATTGAGGATAAGGAACTCTGGGATGAGCTGTCAGAAATGGATGGCAGTCCAGAGTCGATTTTGGAACATGCGGAGAGCATCATCTATCATTCCTGCGATGTCAAGCGTAAGATTGTGGTCGAGGACGAGCTGGATAATGGCGTTCGCCTCTATCTGAATTTCGGCCATACTATTGGGCACGCTATCGAAGCGACAGCAGGCTACGGAAAAGTCATGCACGGTGAAGCTGTGGCGATTGGCATGGTACAGGTTTCTAGTGTTGCTGAAAAGAAAGGCCTCATGCCGGCTGGGATTGCAGAAGATATCATCCGTATGTGTCAGAAGTTTGGCTTGCCGGTGGATTACCAGCCTTGGAATGAGAATGCTCTCTATCAGGCTCTGACCCATGATAAGAAAGCTCGAGGCAACTCTATCAAGCTAGTACTGGTGCCCGAGCTAGGGTCGGCTAGTATTCACCAGATTCCGCTGGAAGAGATGAAAGAATTTCTGAAGAAATAAGTGCCAGATGGAGTTTAAGACGATTGGACAGTTTGGATAAAAATAGACAGGCTGTCCATATCTTTCCATCCCAGAAATAGGAGAAAATGTATGAGATATTTAACAGCAGGAGAATCTCACGGACCACGTTTGACAGCTATTATTGAGGGAGTGCCGGCTGGTCTTCCTTTGACCGCTGACTATATCAATGCTGAGCTCAAGCGCCGTCAGGGTGGATACGGCCGCGGTGCCCGTATGAAGATTGAAAGCGACCAAGTTGAGATTACCTCTGGGGTTCGGCATGGCTTGACTATGGGCGGTCCGATTACCCTCAATGTTACAAATCTGGATCACCAGAAGTGGCTGGAGATTATGAGTGCGGCGGATGTGGATGAAAAGAAAAAAGGGCTGCGCAAGATTACCAAACCACGCCCTGGCCATGCGGACTTGGTTGGTGGTATGAAATACCGCTTTGACGATTTGCGAAATTCTCTTGAGCGCTCTTCTGCGCGCGAAACGACTATGCGTGTGGCAGTCGGAGCAGTAGCCAAGCGTTTGCTGGAAGAAATCGGTGTAGAGGTAGCCAGTCATATCGTGACCTTTGGCGGTATCGATATCGATGTACCAGATAATCTAACTGTAGCAGAAATCAAGGATAGAGCTGCACAGTCAGAGGTTTCCATTGTCAATCCCGAGCGCGAAGAAGAAATCAAGGCCTACATTGATCAGATTAAGAAAGACGGGGATACCATCGGTGGTGTCATTGAGACTGTCGTTGGCGGTGTGCCGGTTGGTCTGGGCTCCTATGTCCAATGGGACAAGAAGCTGGATGCCAAGCTTGCTCAGGGAGTTGTGTCCATCAATGCTTTCAAGGGAGTTGAGTTTGGCGTGGGCTTTGAAGCCGGTCGTCTCAAGGGCAGTCAAGTAATGGATGAAATCCTCTGGTCTGAGGAAGATGGCTTCACTCGCAGGACCAATAATCTAGGCGGCTTTGAGGGCGGTATGACTAATGGTCAGCCAATCGTGGTTCGCGGTGTTATGAAGCCTATTCCAACTCTTTACAAGCCACTGATGAGCGTGGATATTGAGACCCA
This window of the Streptococcus sanguinis genome carries:
- the pulA gene encoding type I pullulanase — encoded protein: MLDYKVLVHYHNPTGDYFSYDMWQWQINQWGKEAAFSKLDYFGIQGELSFETWEHLNHAHVIIKRSDWSSQSCDYHIDLLPPHLVTEIWLIEGDAQVYYSLQAATTSHQYSRRRPHNFDMALRTDYFDECWGYQGWLGHRQTDGAHTFKVWAPTAKKVELVVYESADNQAPLYKIFPMQKGERYSHDHKENTIGVWSAEIAEDLTGKTYHYHVSFEYRNFYTRDPYTVATSPDGKRSAILGSDETEVAGFQVRQGKEALWRLDNPNQAVIYEMHIRDLTKSETSGVDSQLRGTFLGACQKGTTNHLGQKTGFDYISDLGVNVVQLQPVSDRHKDYDENGELIYNWGYDPQNYHAPETSFSSNPADPAQAIRDLKTMIQAYHDAGISVTLDVVYNHIYSTYDSAFQATVPDYYYRMNPNGSFQNGTGVGSETASEHEMFRKFMIDSLLYWVEEFNVDGFRFDLMGIHDVETMNAIRQAMDEVDPRILLYGEGWDMGTGLRPEDKAKKDNAYQLPRIGFFNDTERDAVKGAEVYGGIKAGFVSGQATEDIVAKAILGSSELGSYRSPDQVLNYVEAHDNFNLHDLLAELHPDDDVLTRTKRIELATAMNLLMQGMAFMEVGQEFSRTKLVATGEDGQVLHSDRERAMNSYNAPDAVNQVNWNLLQDHQESIVFIKDIIRLKTSCKAFSYQTYEDIYKHVFVQSAEQGSGLIIFEIKDDKHYQVIFNASGLPYYLPNADKLRLLVGNSRHKKPFYVENLTVSVFEVIQ
- a CDS encoding LTA synthase family protein → MKKITKNLLNFMSTRLGFVLILLVLYWIKTMWAYTIDFNLDIQGLYQVFLAIINPFPISLLLLGLALYVKRTKLFYSLAFGIYLLLFAWLVSNSIYYREFSDFVTVNTMLASSSVSAGLGEAALELFRPWDILYLIDFPILAFLFFKKYIRMDDRPFNKRASFAVTSLSAMLFSANLFLAEIDRPELLSRGFSNYYVVRALGLPAFLGYSANQTYTANRERSKASEKDLEPVTEYIQSHYAEPNPEYYGIAKGRNVIYVHLESFQQFLIDYKLQADGKEYEVTPFLNSLYHSNSTLAFSNVFNQVKAGKTSDAETMIETGLFGLNQGSFMVNYGGTNTQQAAPFILSKNGGYTSAVFHGNTGSFWNRNTAYKQWGYNYFFDASYFTKQDDTNSFQYGLNDKIMLKDSIKYLEHLQQPFYAKYITVSNHYPYTTSLIGDEIGFPLAKTKDETINGYFATANYLDSSVKALFDYLKESGLYDNSIIVLYGDHFGISQTRNPNLAPLVGKSSETWSNYDNAMMQRVPYMVVVPGMDKGKIIDTYGGQVDMLPTLEHLLGIDSKNYLQVGQDLLSSQHQQITAFRSSNNFVTPKYTSFNGRTYYTQTGEEITNPDETIKKELDEIRNAANTQLKMSDAIQTGDLIRFYKGNDLGKVNPKDYSYLNSMKALLAIEKEKGDQSTSLYSKRGNVSTVDLFNSPSYRALHPEQFQTSSSDEDSSQEDSSSSSSSSTANP
- a CDS encoding Csa1 family protein is translated as MERKKKMKKLCALAILFLAGTILAGCSIMKNAKRQEYEERFSRISEVYPTAKAEDLFKKFPKGFRIVYIRQELTNNKTFFHEFKLRGDHTTKQIIGDYTKVRIQPYNDEIIMTSTVTYSDKNGFQTTDGQVLDSSLENVRFLFTQLPIDYQYLKSLDLDAITESPVTGDYSIRYEITNENINSYINLPKGSKTLLEFRGYPKYDKQDKYFLTLSVERSEKYYFSETVIEE
- a CDS encoding HlyD family efflux transporter periplasmic adaptor subunit, which codes for MAALTENKRKTEAELIQQQYILEYLTIKAPSTDQIASLIVSHIGQTVSAENPVARLVPSDSELIFEAQVSDKDITDIQKGMKAVVKLQAYPYSDYGTIPAKVTYISPTAFQVKGKGMVYIVQVAIDKKHLHKGIDLVSGLSGILEIKTDNRSILDYFLDPIRDGLNDSLKEK
- a CDS encoding class I SAM-dependent rRNA methyltransferase, with product MNKLTVTQQAEEKLRKGILLLDKKDFGALSLQNQCVELQNRQGKFLGTAYLSPQNKGVGWLISQKKVELNSDFFQTLFEQAKSRRSTYFHSSDTTAFRLFNQEGDGFGGFTVDFYNGFALFSWYNDFVFAIKEQILTAFAKVFPEIQGAYEKIRFKGLDYESAHLCGAEAPETFTVLENGVRYQVFLNDGLMTGIFLDQHDVRASLVDGLAAGKSLLNMFSYTAAFSVAAAMGGASQTVSVDLAKRSRELSEAHFLANGLTLDQHRFQVMDVFDYFKYAKRHDLSFDVIVIDPPSFARNKKRTFSVAKDYHRLVAQALEILNPQGIMILSTNAANFSKSKFKQEIEKGFAGRKHRYLAEYGLPADFVYNKKDGSSNYLKVFTIKVDQ
- the aroD gene encoding type I 3-dehydroquinate dehydratase encodes the protein MKLVVSVMPKSLEEAQEIDVSRYEDADIIEWRADFLAKDDILNVAPAIFEKFAGRELIFTLRTRQEGGEIELSDDEYVALIKEVAGFYQPDYIDFEYFSHKEKFEEMLDFPNLVLSYHNFEETPENMMEILSELTSLTPKVVKVSVMARNEQDVLDLMNYTRGFKTLNPEQDFVTISMGKIGKISRIAADLTGSSWSFASQEMASAPGQISLSNMKRIQEILNEN
- a CDS encoding shikimate dehydrogenase, with product MRINGHTRMAAVVAKPIKHSISPLIHNMAFEKTGVNGVYLAWEVEVKDLQASIENIRRYDMFGVNLSMPYKQEVIPYLDELDVSARLIGAVNTVVNKNGILVGYNTDGKGFFKSLPSFAIQGKKMTILGAGGAATAIIAQAALDNAEEIFVFTRQASYEKTVRKMAAISHQTKSRIQVLTLEDADSLQNTINQSDLLVNGTSLGMDGISMPLPEQLELPSQILVADVIYQPFETPFLKWARNQNVTAINGLGMLLYQGAEAFELWTGKTMPSQEIWQCLEELYK
- the aroB gene encoding 3-dehydroquinate synthase; its protein translation is MKLNVNLPHHPYDILIEKGSLSQAGSWLSQLWQPQKVVIVTDNRVARLYAEKVKLSLEAAGFETFVFDFLEGEASKNLKTVNKVYEFLVKVGLTRSDGIVALGGGVVGDLAGFVASTYMRGVHFVQIPTSLTAQVDSSIGGKTGVNTPWAKNMVGTFTQPDGVLIDPEVLHTLGQRELIEGMGEVVKYGLIEDKELWDELSEMDGSPESILEHAESIIYHSCDVKRKIVVEDELDNGVRLYLNFGHTIGHAIEATAGYGKVMHGEAVAIGMVQVSSVAEKKGLMPAGIAEDIIRMCQKFGLPVDYQPWNENALYQALTHDKKARGNSIKLVLVPELGSASIHQIPLEEMKEFLKK
- the aroC gene encoding chorismate synthase gives rise to the protein MRYLTAGESHGPRLTAIIEGVPAGLPLTADYINAELKRRQGGYGRGARMKIESDQVEITSGVRHGLTMGGPITLNVTNLDHQKWLEIMSAADVDEKKKGLRKITKPRPGHADLVGGMKYRFDDLRNSLERSSARETTMRVAVGAVAKRLLEEIGVEVASHIVTFGGIDIDVPDNLTVAEIKDRAAQSEVSIVNPEREEEIKAYIDQIKKDGDTIGGVIETVVGGVPVGLGSYVQWDKKLDAKLAQGVVSINAFKGVEFGVGFEAGRLKGSQVMDEILWSEEDGFTRRTNNLGGFEGGMTNGQPIVVRGVMKPIPTLYKPLMSVDIETHEPYKATVERSDPTALPAAGVVMESVVATVLATEVLEKFSSDNLEELKDAVARHQEFVKNF